A single window of Vigna unguiculata cultivar IT97K-499-35 chromosome 1, ASM411807v1, whole genome shotgun sequence DNA harbors:
- the LOC114182216 gene encoding LOW QUALITY PROTEIN: uncharacterized protein LOC114182216 (The sequence of the model RefSeq protein was modified relative to this genomic sequence to represent the inferred CDS: deleted 2 bases in 1 codon) produces the protein MISAGGRDAIKGLGLGLGLGLGAGRREMVESELEEGEACSFQNHEDYDATVDPDVALSYIDEKIQDVLGHFQKDFEGGLSAESLGAKYGGYGSFLPTYQRSPVWSHPRTPQKNHSQNTPKSPNNLLPEGGQSDAVQCSTGTQSSRLGPGSGNSSRMASNKGLYLEDGTHQEKYLVTTNVDTSTSKHESLNKKFTSTSDQKTLKVRIKMGPDNLSTRKNAAIYSEIGLDVSPSSSLDDSPSESEGISRGPQEAPFESPTIILQIMTDLPQPLSPLSESIIELTIKEMRARDSIPGLVHLDDAESFDMSLNESNNVKGDRKLSRGSGRKMKSLEGCESSMEVKGSTKKNGRIDAGVLSRKEQSTDASTMEELVSNTMKLPLLSSSYSFGDDLVKADDGPCDSLKETHKVVVREKTFSGQGQKEGLEPTSTEVNGFSERTKGSSRRKVVGDKVPFDDYIVKENSQGDNNCHSIMAESNVSKVRTASNTEEPPKKANQRGSLCEQDSMAIPLVTEHPVLVGKKKAKGSHDTVVMEREKENLKIGSSSAPKTKRSSDDSSASKNETEDVRAQKSLGKTRDTYRDFFGELEEEEDRIDVLETPFEEKVKEPEVVERSAPTTSFGAKERPGAKKVDKLLTAEIYPKSATNIWCTGNANGTDAENGKGIPVMIPPVEMEDNWVQCDRCHKWRLLPVGTNPDNLPEKWLCSMLNWLPDMNRCSFSEDETTKALIALYQGPPFDGQSNLQNASGSVMVGGAMATSQPPNQHQLNNDVHAVPGGKKKFVKEIPNSTNKDFSQSSYPTKKNLSAVKSRSLNDVKSPVMSEADVPSEKHKNKHRTQEHSSDRGDTKNMKVKSRRDHDQDFPRPSKKSKTDKAHSTNEDWVEQSGTTRKVGVQSSTSTFPTTSVAKDRPRQKAHSSSRDSKSRKDRIPVSAENTRDKGQGSLDEGSLDLGNCDSIGSVKKRKLKGYQDAITYSPGNPRIQESKTSEHDFSDSRKEKKAKSSKSGGKESSTSKGSGRTDKKDLGSLQVSVAATSSSSKVSGSHKTKASFQEVKGSPVESVSSSPIRVLNADKLSNKEIIGKDDSRDVAAMDSPRRCSNRDDDGGSDRSGTAKKDKSFTIANRPDFQDKGVNYVSDTKLKAETASYCTNGGVDTIVPDGTYAGKEHKHPGEDKTDVYHANMSHTRKNGIESGLEDNNDGCKSESHADKVKNASSSSQLKNQSPLGEAKHKDGKNKLQEKFGIKPDQSENIHAVKKDYTEKNEARKKENHLNRGHDFQDVSVDALCKQDAFHAPPQTQLPDSDRSTKRSLLERTDQELVYIKEMVMSKLTLPKLMMCQSYQKGSKKTDHQNGNQQTGSRNPVLNGHKSKELDAPSPVRRDSYSHAANNAVKEAKDLKHLADRLKHSGSTGESTSLYFQAALKFLHGASLLESGNSDNSKHSEMIQSKQMYSSTAKLCEFCAHEYEKSKDMASAALAYKCMEVAYMRVVYSSHSSASRDRHELHNTLQMIPLGESPSSSASDVDNVNNSTAADKVVTISKSVNSPQVAGNHVIAARHRPNFVRLLGFAQDVTFAMEASRKSRNAFAAANSSPGVGKNTDGISSIKKALDFSFQDVEGLLRLVRVAVEAINR, from the exons ATGATTTCTGCAGGAGGTAGGGATGCTATAAAGGGGctgggtttagggttagggttagggttggGTGCTGGGAGGAGAGAGATGGTGGAGTCTGAGCTCGAAGAGGGTGAGGCGTGCTCCTTTCAGAACCACGAGGATTATGATGCCACCGTTGATCCCGATGTTGCCCTCTCTTACATT GATGAAAAAATTCAAGATGTTCTGGGACACTTTCAGAAGGATTTTGAGGGTGGGCTGTCTGCTGAGAGTCTGG GGGCAAAATATGGTGGTTATGGATCATTTTTGCCCACCTATCAGCGATCTCCTGTCTGGTCTCATCCAAGAACTCCACAAAAAAATCATAGTCAAAATACGCCAAAATCCCCGAATAATTTGCTGCCAGAG GGTGGGCAGAGTGACGCTGTACAATGTTCCACTGGAACTCAGTCATCAAGACTTGGCCCAGGTTCTGGTAACTCTTCGAGGATGGCTTCAAACAAGGGTCTCTATCTAGAAGATGGAACCCATCAAGAAAAGTACTTGGTAACCACTAATGTTGATACATCCACTTCTAAGCACGAGTCTCTAAACAAGAAATTTACTAGCACATCGGACCAGAAGACACTGAAGGTTCGAATCAAAATGGGTCCAGATAATTTATCAACACGGAAAAATGCTGCAATATACAGTGAAATTGGTCTGGATGTGTCACCATCATCATCGCTAGATGACAGCCCCTCAGAAAGTGAGGGGATTTCTCGTGGTCCTCAAGAAGCTCCTTTTGAATCTCCAACCATTATCCTTCAG ATCATGACAGACCTCCCTCAGCCATTGTCACCACTTTCTGAAAGTATCATTGAATTAACTATAAAGGAAATGCGTGCCAGAGATAGCATCCCTGGTCTTGTTCATCTGGATGATGCAGAAAGTTTTGACATGTCACTAAATGAATCTAATAATGTGAAAGGAGATAGAAAATTGTCACGGGGGAGTGGGAGGAAAATGAAATCTCTGGAGGGCTGTGAATCCTCAATGGAAGTCAAGGGTTCTACAAAGAAGAATGGTCGGATTGATGCTGGAGTGTTGTCAAGAAAGGAACAAAGTACAGATGCATCAACTATGGAGGAGCTAGTTTCAAATACTATGAAGCTTCCACTTTTATCCAGTTCATATTCTTTCGGTGATGACTTGGTTAAGGCTGATGATGGGCCGTGTGATTCTTTGAAGGAAACCCACAAAGTTGTGGTGAGGGAGAAAACCTTCTCTGGCCAGGGTCAAAAGGAAGGGCTGGAGCCAACATCTACTGAGGTGAATGGTTTTTCTGAACGGACAAAGGGAAGCTCAAGAAGAAAAGTTGTGGGAGATAAGGTTCCTTTTGATGACTATATAGTGAAAGAAAATTCTCAAGGAGATAATAATTGCCACTCAATAATGGCTGAATCTAACGTTTCCAAAGTTAGGACAGCATCAAACACTGAAGAGCCTCCTAAGAAGGCTAATCAGAGGGGTAGCCTATGTGAACAAGACAGTATGGCAATACCTCTCGTGACAGAACATCCCGTTCTGGTTGGTAAGAAGAAGGCAAAGGGAAGTCATGACACCGTGGTTATGGAAAGGGAAAAAGAAAACTTGAAGATTGGATCCTCTTCGGCTCCTAAAACAAAAAGGAGTTCTGATGATAGTTCTGCATCAAAAAATGAGACTGAAGATGTTAGAGCACAAAAGAGTCTTGGAAAGACTCGAGATACATACAGAGATTTCTTTGGAGAATTGGAAGAAGAGGAGGACAGAATCGATGTGCTAGAGACCCCATTTGAAGAAAAAGTGAAGGAACCTGAGGTGGTTGAGAGGAGTGCACCTACAACTAGTTTTGGAGCAAAGGAGAGACCAGGTGCTAAGAAAGTTGATAAGCTGTTAACAGCTGAAATATACCCTAAATCAGCCACAAATATTTGGTGCACTGGAAATGCGAATGGTACTGACGCTGAGAATGGTAAAGGGATTCCTGTAATGATACCTCCTGTTGAGATGGAAGATAATTGGGTGCAATGTGACAGGTGTCATAAATGGCGTCTTCTTCCTGTTGGAACAAATCCTGATAACCTACCCGAAAAGTGGCTATGTAGTATGCTTAATTGGCT GCCGGACATGAATCGGTGTAGCTTTAGTGAGGATGAAACCACTAAAGCACTTATTGCATTATACCAAGGGCCTCCTTTTGATGGTCAAAGCAACCTGCAAAATGCCTCTGGCAGTGTTATGGTGGGAGGAGCCATGGCAACATCCCAACCTCCTAACCAGCACCAGCTAAATAATGATGTGCATGCGGTGCCTGGGGGGAAGAAAAAGTTTGTGAAGGAGATACCAAATTCTACAAATAAAGACTTTTCTCAATCCTCATATCCTACGAAGAAAAACTTGTCAGCGGTGAAAAGTAGGAGTTTAAATGATGTGAAATCTCCTGTCATGAGTGAGGCTGATGTTCCATCAGAGAAACACAAAAATAAGCACAGGACGCAGGAACACAGTTCTGATAGGG GTGATACGAAGAATATGAAGGTCAAAAGCAGGAGGGATCATGATCAAGATTTTCCTAGGCCATCCAAGAAATCTAAGACTGACAAGGCTCATTCTACCAATGAAGACTGGGTAGAACAGAGTGGGACTACTAGGAAGGTGGGTGTTCAAAGTTCAACTAGCACTTTTCCAACTACTTCAGTTGCCAAAGATCGACCAAGACAGAAAGCCCACTCTTCTTCAAGGGACTCCAAATCAAGAAAAGACAGGATTCCAGTTTCTGCTGAAAACACAAGAGATAAAGGTCAGGGTTCGTTGGATGAGGGATCTCTGGATCTGGGGAATTGTGATTCAATTGGTagtgtgaaaaaaagaaaacttaaggGATATCAGGATGCTATAACTTACAGCCCAGGTAATCCTCGCATACAGGAGAGCAAAACTTCTGAGCATGATTTCAGTGATTCAAGGAAGGAAAAGAAGGCAAAAAGTTCAAAATCCGGAGGCAAAGAATCAAGTACCAGTAAAGGTAGTGGTAGGACTGACAAAAA GGACTTGGGGTCTTTACAGGTTTCTGTTGCTGCCACTTCAAGCTCTTCTAAGGTTTCTGGCTCTCACAAAACCAAAGCCAGCTTCCAGGAAGTGAAGGGCTCACCTGTGGAATCAGTGTCTTCATCACCCATTCGAGTTTTAAATGCTGATAAGCTTTCAAACAAGGAAATTATTGGGAAAGATGATTCACGTGATGTTGCTGCTATGGATAGTCCAAGAAGATGCTCAAATCGTGATGATGATGGTGGGAGTGATCGATCCGGAACGGCCAAGAAGGATAAATCTTTCACCATTGCCAACAGGCCAGATTTTCAGGACAAGGGTGTTAATTACGTGTCCGATACAAAGCTTAAAGCTGAAACAGCCAGCTATTGTACCAATGGTGGTGTTGACACCATAGTCCCAGATGGGACCTATGCAGGCAAAGAGCATAAACATCCAGGTGAAGACAAAACCGATGTTTATCATGCTAATATGTCTCATACAAGGAAGAATGGCATAGAATCAGGTTTGGAGGACAACAATGACGGCTGTAAGTCAGAATCCCATGCAGATAAGGTCAAGAATGCTAGTTCTTCAAGTCAACTGAAAAATCAGTCTCCTCTAGGTGAGGCAAAGCATAAGGATGGAAAAAATAAGTTGCAGGAGAAGTTTGGGATCAAGCCTGACCAAAGTGAGAATATACATGCTGTCAAGAAAGATTACACAGAGAAAAATGAGGCTAGGAAAAAAGAGAATCACTTAAATCGAGGTCATGACTTTCAAGATGTTAGTGTGGATGCCCTTTGCAAACAGGATGCATTTCATGCTCCCCCGCAGACTCAGTTGCCAGACTCTGATAGATCCACAAAGAGGTCTCTGTTGGAAAGAACTGATCAAGAA TTGGTTTACATAAAGGAAATGGTGATGTCGAAGCTGACCCTTCCAAAGTTGATGATGTGTCAAAGTTACCAAAAAGGC TCGAAAAAGACTGACCATCAAAATGGAAATCAGCAAACTGGTTCGAGAAATCCTGTACTTAATGGTCACAAGTCGAAGGAGCTTGATGCCCCTAGCCCAGTTAGAAGGGATTCTTACAGCCATGCTGCTAACAATGCTGTGAAAGAAGCTAAAGATCTTAAGCATTTGGCTGATCGTCTTAAG CATTCTGGATCCACTGGTGAGAGCACTAGTCTATACTTCCAGGCAGCCCTCAAATTTCTTCACGGAGCCTCTCTGTTAGAATCTGGCAACAGTGATAATTCTAAGCACAGTGAGATGATTCAATCAAAACAAATGTATAGTAGCACTGCAAAATTGTGCGA GTTTTGTGCCCACGAATATGAGAAATCAAAAGACATGGCTTCAGCTGCACTAGCCTACAAATGCATGGAAGTAGCATATATGAGGGTAGTATATTCTTCACACTCTAGTGCAAGCAGAGATCGGCATGAGTTGCACAACACACTGCAAATGATTCCTCTTG GTGAGTCTCCATCGTCATCTGCCTCTGATGTTGACAATGTCAACAACTCAACAGCTGCTGACAAGGTTGTCACCATATCTAAGAGTGTCAATTCGCCCCAAGTAGCTGGAAACCATGTTATTGCTGCACGACATCGTCCTAATTTTGTGCGATTGCTCGGTTTT GCTCAGGATGTTACTTTTGCCATGGAAGCATCAAGGAAATCACGGAATGCTTTTGCAGCAGCTAATTCAAGCCCAGGTGTGGGCAAGAATACAGATGGTATCTCCTCTATCAAAAAGGCTCTTGATTTTAGCTTTCAAGATGTGGAGGGGTTACTTCGTTTGGTACGGGTTGCTGTGGAGGCCATTAATCGTTGA